The Bradyrhizobium betae genomic interval TAGTGCCCTAGGTGACGCTATCATGCCCCGGCTTGACCGGGGCATCCAGTATGCCGTGGCCTATCGAGGAATCATAAACATCTCTGGAATACTGGATCGCCCGATCAAGTCGGGCGATGACAGCTGAGAACGTGGCAAACACCGGCGCGATGACGCCCTGCGCTACACCTTCCCGTCCACCATCACCTCGATCAGCTTCGTCCCCGGCCGATTGAACGCCGACGCCAGCGTCGCCTTCAGCTCCCGGGGATCGCTCACCTTGATCGCTTCGCAGCCGAGCGCCTTGGCGACGCCGGCGAAATCCACCGGCGGATCGACGAAGTCCATGCCGACATAGTTATCATCGCCATGGAAGGCGAGCAGGCGCTGCTTGATGATGCGGTAGCCGCCATTGTTGGCGATGACGACATTGAGCGGCAGCTTGTGATGCGCCGCGGTCCACAGCGACTGGATCGAATACATCGCGCTGCCATCGCCGGAGAAGCACACCACGGGACGATCCGGATTGGCAATGCTGGCGCCGACCGAGGCCGGCAGCCCCCATCCGATGCCGCCGGAGGCGAGGCCGTGATAGCCGTAGCGGTCGCGATGCGGACGCAACGCCGTGATCTGGCGGCTGGAGGTGAGGCCTTCGTCGACGAGGATGGCGTTGTCAGGCATCGCCTCGACCATTTGCAGCACCAGATAATCGGGATCGATGGGGCTGCGGCCCGCGCTCTTGCCGATCTGCTCGACCAGTGCGGCGCGGCGCGCGGTCCAGTTCTGCGGCGCCAACTCGGCGAGGCGCTGTTTTGCGCGGCCCGCAAGCGTCGCGCCGCCCATCTCCTTCAGCACCGGGATCAAGGCGCGCAGCGTTTCCTTCAAATCCGCCTTCAGTGCGATCTCGGCGCCGTAGTTCTTGGCGATCTCCCAATCGACGAGGCCGACCTGCACGATACCGAGGCCCTCAGGCAACGCATCGACCTCGCTATAGACCGACATCCGCAGGGGATCGCCGCCGAGCGCGACCAACAGATCGTAAGGCGCCAGCGTATCGCGCGCGACCTTCTGTACGCGCGCGAGCGTGCCGACGAAGCTCGGGCTTTCGGACAGGAAATGCGAGCCATAGGGCGTCGAGGATTGGTAAGCGGCAGCACCGAGCAGCTCGGCGAGTTCGGCGGCCTCTTTCAGCGCATCGCTCTTGACCACCTCGTCCATGGTGACGATCACGGGGCGTTCGGCCTTGAGCAGCCGCGCGGCAAAGGCCTTCAGCGCCTCATCGGATGGCTTGGTACGGGCGTCAATGCGGGTGGAGCGGCCGAGATCGATGCCGGCTTCGCTGTTGAGAATGTCACCGGGCAACGAGATGAACACCGGCCCGCTCGGCGGCGTCATCGCGACCTTGGCGGCGCGGCGCACGATGCGCGGCAAATCCTCCAGCCGCGTCACCTCCACCGCCCATTTCACCAGCGGCTCGGCCATGCGCACCAAAGGGCCGTACAGCACCGGCTCCATCAGGCCGTGGCCCTGCTCCTGCTGGCCCGCGGTCAGGATCATCGGCGTGCCCGTGAACTGGGCATTGTAGAGCGAGCCCATCGCGTTGCCGAGGCCGGGGGCGACATGGACGTTGCAGGCGACCAGCTTTCCCGAGGCGCGGCTGTAGCCGTCGGCGATCGCGACCACCAGGCTCTCCTGCATCGCCATCACATAGGTGAGGTCAGGATGATCCTTCAGCGCGTGCATGATCGGCAATTCGGTGGTGCCGGGGTTGCCGAACAGATGCGTGATGCCCTCGTCCTTGAGCAGCGCGAGAAAGGCGGAGCGGCCGGTAATCTTGTTCTTCATGTTTCCTCCAGGAGCGGACGTTGCCGCAAGGACGGATCACATGATGGCCGAAGTTGCGGGAAGCACGCAAGGAAGCACGGTCATGGCTGCGTTGCGTCGGACGGTCTCGTGTCCCGGACGCGGCGCAGCGCGAAGCGATGCGGCGCAGAGCCTGGACCCAGATTCGCGCCGAGCTCGCTGAAGCATGGGCCCCGGCTCAGCAGAGCGGCACTGCGCGCCGCACTGCGTCCGGGGCACGAGCGTGGAGCTACATCTCTTCGCGCCCCAGCTCGAATGGATCCTCGCCGCCCACTCGCTTCTTCTTTTTCGAGCGCTGCCAGACCACGCCGGGAAAGCCTTTCAGCGGCACCAGCAGCTCGCCGGTATAGGCCCATTCCTGCAGCTCCTCGATCGCGATGTGATAGAGCGGCTGGCGGCCGGTCCGCTCCTTGAAGAGTGCGCGCGGGATGTTGACCATGTGCGGGCCGCGCGGGCGCTCATATGCGATCGGCGTACCGCAATACGAGCAGAAACTGCGCGCGGTCCTGGTCGCCTTGTCCTCGTAGCGGGTCAAAGCGGTCTTGCCGGATGTGATGCGAAAACGCTTCTTCCAGCTGCCGACATAGGTCGCGTAAGCCGCGCCATGGGCGCGGCGGCTGGCAGCCGAGTGATCATGCCAGGCCCAGCGCGCCGGAACATCGATCTCGAAGGTGACCTTGCCGCAGAGACATTGCCCGGTGGCAATACCTGCGGCGACTGCGGCTCTGGCCATGGTAAGGCGTCTCCGTCGTCATTGCGGGCGGAGTTTGTGGTGCGGTCGCGCAACAGATCAAGCTCGTCATTCCGGGGCGATGCGAAGCATCGAGCCCGGAATCCATTTCACCTCAATATGAGCAGCCCGATGGATTCCGGGCTCGCGACTTCGTCGCGCCCCGGAATGACAAGAGGACGCTTACGCCGTCGTCAGTTCGTCATAAACAGGATAATCCGTGTACCCCTTCTCCTCGCCGCCGTAGAACGTCGCGCGGTTGTAGGGCGTAATCGGATAGTCGTGCTCCAGCCGCCGCGGCAGGTCCGGGTTGGAGATGAAGATGCGGCCGAAGGCGATGATGTCGGCGTGGCCGTCGGCGATCGCGGCATTCGCCGTCTCGCCGGTAAAGCCGCCGGCCGTCATCAGCACACCGCTGTAGAGCGGGCGGAACAGCACCATCGCAGACGGCACGTTCTGCCAGTTGACGTCGGCGCGGCCCGCGCCACTGGAACGCGGCTCGATGAAGTGCAGATAAGCAAGACCGAGCTTGTCGAGCGCCTTCACCACATGGGTGTAGAGCGGCATCGGATCCGGCTCGCCGGAATCATTGGCGATGCCATGGGGCGACAGCCGCACGGCGACGCGGCCCGCGCCCCAGACGTCGATCGCGGCCTGCGTGACCTCCAGCAGCAACCGCGCGCGGTTCTCGATCGAACCGCCATATTGATCGGTGCGCTGGTTGCTGCGCGATTGCAGGAACTGCTCAAGCAGATAGCCGTTGGCGCCGTGGATCTCGACACCGTCGAAGCCGGCCGCGAGCGCGTTCTTCGCACCCTGCCTGAAGGCCTCGACGACGCCCTTGACCTCCTCGGTCTCCAGCGCGCGCGGCGTCTCGTAATCGGCGATCTTGCCGTCGGCGGTCATCGCCTTCATGCCTTCGGCCCTGATCGGGATCGCCGAGGCCGAGACCGGCAGCGCGCCGCCATGGAAGGAGGAATGCGAGACGCGTCCGACATGCCAGAGCTGGAGGAAGATGATGCCGCCCTTGGCGTGCACGGCATCCGTCACCTTGCGCCAGCCGGCGATCTGCGCCTCCGAATAGATGCCTGGCGTCGCCGGATTGCCGCGGCCGTGCGAGACCACCGGCGAGGCTTCGGCGATGAGCAGGCCGCCCTTTGTCGCGCGCTGGCCGTAATATTCGGCATTGAGCGGCCGCGGCGAAAAGCTGTCGCGTTCGGCGCGCATGCGCGTCAGCGGCGCCAGCGCGACGCGGTGCGCGAGCTTGTACGGACCGACCTGCAACGGTTTGAACAACGCCTCGAATTTCATAGGGGCCCCGGATGTCTTTGAAAGGATGCGGATCATATAGCGAGGGGCGGCCACCGGAAAAGGCGCCGCCCCACTAAAAGCAGATATTCCCCCGCGCGGAACGCGGCAGAGAACAGGCTCTACGCCGTCTTGATCCAGACGGCCTTTACGTTGAGATATTCCTCGACGTGCTGCTTGCCGGATTCGCGGCCGTAGCCGCTCATCTTGTAGCCGCCGAAAGGCACGGCCGGGTCCATCGCCTGGTAGCAGTTCACCCACACCGAGCCGGCACGCAGGCTCTTCGCAACCGCATGCGCCTTGCTGACGTCGCGCGTCCACAGGCCGGAGCCGAGGCCGAACGTGGTGTTGTTGGCGCGCTTGACCAGTTCGTCCATGTCCTTGAACGCGATCGCGGAGATGACGGGACCAAAGATCTCCTCCTGCGCGATGCGCATGTTGTCCTGGACGCCCGCGAACACCGTCGGCGAGACGAAGAACCCCTTCGACAGCGCACCCTCGGTGACACGACCGCCGCCGGCGAGCGCGCGGGCGCCTTCCTTCTGGCCGATGTCGAGATAGCTGGTGACGCGTTCGAGCTGCTGCTCGGAGACCAGCGGGCCGATCTGCACGTTGGGATCGAGGCCGTTGCCGACCTGCAGCTTCTTGCCGAACTCGGCAACACGACCGACGAACTCCTCGTAGATCGACTGCTCGACGAACAGGCGCGTGCCGGCGCTGCAGATCTGGCCGGAATTGGCGAACACTGCCATTGCCGCGCCGGGCACGGCGGCATCGAGGTCGGCATCCGCGAACACGATGTCCGGCGACTTGCCGCCGAGCTCGAGCGAGACGCGCTTGAGGTTGCCCGCGGAGGCGCGGATGATCGACTGGCCCGTGACGTGCGAACCGGTGAACGCGACCTTGTCGACGTCGTGATGCGAGGCGAGCGCCGCGCCCGCGGTCTCGCCGTAGCCGGGCACGACGTTGATGACGCCGGGCGGCACGCCCGCCTCCATCGCGAGCTCCGCGATGCGCAGCGAGGTCAGCGGCGCTTCTTCGGCCGGCTTGAGCACCACGGTGCAGCCGGTCGCGATCGCCGGACCGATCTTCCAGATCGTCGCGGTGAGCGGACCGTTCCAGGGAATGATGGCGCCGACGACGCCGATCGGCTCCTTCAGCGTATAGGAGAAGATCTCGCCCGGCAGCGAGTTCTCGATGGTCTCGCCGTGGATCGCGGTGGTCTGGCCGGCATAATAGCGCAGCATGCCGACGGCACGCAGGCGATAGGCGCGGGTGCGGCTGAGCGGCGCGCCCATGTCGAGCGTGTCGAGCTGCGACAATTCGTCGAAATTTTTCTCGACGAGGTCGGCGAGCTTCAGGAGCAGGTTCTGCCGCTCGAACGGCTTGACCTTGCTCCAGGGCCCTTCAAAGGCCCGGCGCGCGGCGGCGACCGCACGGTCGATGTCTTCCTTGTCGCCCTCGGCGACCGTTGCGAGCAGTTCGCCGGTGGCGGGGTTATGGGTCTCGAAGCGCTTCCCGGAGGCGGCATCGACCCACTTTCCGTCGATCAGCATCTGCTTGTAGGACCCGTTGGCGAACGGATGGCGCGTGATCGGAATAGCCTGCGACACAGCCATGGCTGCACTCCCTGTCAGGTGATTGTTTGAGTTCGATCTGGGCGGGATCGTTAGGTCGATGAGAATACAGCGGTGCCGGAGAGGCGTAAAGGCGGCGTGGAACGAAGACCTCCCATGCCGACTTGTGCAGGGTCGCGCGAGCGCCATGTTATAGCTCGACGCAGCCCCTCCCCGGAGACGATCCATGCCGCACCCCGCCATCGTCAAAGACAATGTTGCCGTGATCACCGGCGGCGCATCCGGAATCGGATTGGCCGCCGCCCTTGCCTTCGCGCGTGCCGGCTTGAAGGTGTGCATCGCCGATGTCGACGAGGCGCGGCTGGCGGAGGCCGCAACAAAACTGTCATCCGTCGCGTCTGCCGCACACGTGATGACTGTCGCCATCGACGTCAGCAAAGCGGAGAGCGTCAAGGACCTGGAACGCGCCGTCGGCGCGCGTTACGGCGGCACGGATATCCTCATGAACAATGCCGGCATCCAGCCCGGCAGCACGTTATTTGCCGAACCCGACAATTGGCAGCGCATCATCGGCGTCAACATGTGGGGCATCATCAACGGCTCGCGCACCTTCGCGCCCGGCATGATCGCACGCGGCAAGGCCGGCCTCATCATCAACACCGGCTCGAAGCAGGGCATCACCACGCCGCCCGGCGATCCCGCCTACAATGTTTCCAAAGCCGGCGTGAAGGCGTTTACGGAAGCCCTGCAGCACGAGCTGCGCAACACGAAAGACTGCCGCGTCACCGCGCATCTGCTGATTCCCGGCTTCGTCTTCACCGGGCTGACCGCGAAGGGCCGCACCGAGAAGCCGGCCGGCGCCTGGACGCCGGAGCAGACCGTGGATTTCATGCTGGCGCGGCTGGAAGCCGGCGACTTCTACATCCTGTGCCCGGACAACGACGTGCCGCGCGCGCTCGACGAGAAGCGCATGCTCTGGGCCGCCGGCGATATCGTCGAGAACCGTCCGCCGCTATCGCGCTGGCATCCGGACTATGCGGATGCATTCGCGAAGTTCGTGAAGGGGGAGTAGCTGCCCTTCCTTCTCCCCTTGTGGGAGAAGGTGGCGCGAAGCGCCGGATGAGGGGTTGCATCCGCAAACTCAAGAGCAGCCTCTCTTGCTGAGAGAGACCCCTCACCCGTCTCGCCGCTGTGCGGCGAGCCACCCTCTCCCACAAGGGGAGAGGGAAAAAAACCTACAGCGTTTCCTGCTGCTGCCCGCATTGCTTGCAGGCAAACTTGACGCGGGTCTGGCCCTTGGGGGCCTGCACCCGGTTCGGCGCGCCGCACTTGCCGCAAACGGCTTCGATACGGGTATCGCCCTGCTTGACGACGATGGTCTTCTTTTCCATCGATTCGCGGATCAGGCGCTCGGCCTCCTCTCGCAGGGATTGTTTGGACAAGGCTCATCTCCGCAATGAATGCGGGCGAGCCTTATCGCACCTGCGTCGAAATCACAATCCGAAACGGCCGCCCTGACCTCGACAATCACATCACTGGCCTCGACGTTTGTCGGAAACATCCCGGCGACATGCAGGCCCTCTGCAGTTCCCAGGAACCTTCACGAAGCGACGGATGCCGCAGCATCCGCCGCCCCGTATGGTGCACTGGCTTCGTTCTCCGACGCGCTCGTTCAAGCCGCCTTCTTCAAGCCGCCTTGGAGACTTCCATCAACAGACGCTCGGCCTTGGCATCCTCGATACGGTTGACCAGCCGGCTGCTCTCGTGGTTGTCGCGGACCGTCTTGGTCAAGGTGATGCAGGTCTGGATCAGCATGACGATGCCCATGGTGAGATAGCCCTTCATCCAGAGGTCGATCGGCAGGAAGAAAATGCCGATGGCGACGAGAAAGGCGGAGGCTGCGAAGGACGCGTAAGTGAAGGTCACCCAGGCGCTGCTGTGGGGCTGGCCGTTCTGGTTCATGATCGACTCCTGTTGGTTGGAATGGTGATGAGGTTTGAGATCAATCGGTCGGCATGCGCCTGGACTTCAGACGCGCCAGCACGTCGTCCGCGGTCGACTTGAGCCGGGGGCCAAAGCCCTGCTCGGCCAGTCTCTCGGCAGTGGCGAGCGGGCCGGTGGCCACGTCGAGTTCGACCAGCGCATCGTCGGCGGCCTGGGCTTCCATCTGGCGGTCGCGCAGGCGCCTCAAGGTGCTCTCCGCCTCCGGCAGCGTGGATTCGTAAGGACGTGCGGCCTCGCTGCGGCGAAGCGAGCGCACCGCTTCCGAGGCACGGGCGACACGGCGGCCGCGGTCGAGCTCGGTGATCCGGGCTTGAGCGTTTGCGACGTGGCGTTTCAAGCGGGCGATCTCGGTCGCGAACAGCGCGCGCGCCGTCATCGCCGCATCGCGGTCGGCCTCCAGGCCTGCGATAGCTTCGGCCGCATCGCGGGCGAGATCCTCGCGGCCGCCATCGAGTGCCGCAACCGCGCGCGGCTCGAGATCGGCGATGCGGGCGATGGTCGCCTCGAGCTTGCGGCCTTCCTGCTGGTCCTGCGCGATCGCCAGCGCCAGCGCCCGCTTGCTGCGCTCGACGGCGGCGGCCGCGTCGCGCAACTGCTGGTCGAGGATCAGAAGCGCCGTGCGGTCCTCCAGCTCCTCGCCGGCGGCGGCAACGCTGCCGCGGAAAAGTGTGATGACGGTCTTGAACATCTGCTGCTCCCTGTTATGAGCGTTGCTCACAGATGGTTTGTAGCAGTGACCTTGAACATCGTTCAAGAAATATTTGAGCAGCGCTCAAGAATTTGATTAACAGATGTCTAAAGCCTTGGAACGTCGAGAAAAACTGCGATCCGACCTGATCCTGGCGGCCGAGCGGATGATCGCGAGCCGCGGATTGGCCGGCCTGAAGACCCGCGATCTGGCCCGCGAGATCGGCTGCGCCAATGGCGCGGTCTACAATCTCGTTGCTGATGTCGACGAGTTGATCCTGCGGGTCGGCTCACGCACGCTGCTTCGGCTCGACGAGGCGCTCAGCGCGGCAGTGCGCGTCGGCGAGCCGTCGCCGCAGCAGACCCTGGTCCGCATCGCGATCGCCTATTGCGATTTCGCCGCGGAGAATCTCCAGCTCTGGCGCGCGCTGTTCGAGCACCGTATGGAGACTGACAAAGCCGTGCCCGACTGGTCCGCCGACGACCAGCTGCGGCTGTTCCGGCACGTCTACCAGCCACTGGCTGTTCTGTTTCCCAAGCGCAGCCCGGACGAGCTCGGCATCACCGCGCGCAGCCTGTTCTCGGCGGTGCATGGCATGGTGGCGCTGGGGCTCGAGCAAAAGCTGGTGGCCGTGCCGCTGCCGGCGCTGCGCAAGGAAATCGCGGGCCTCGTGCGCGCGATGATCGACGGGTTGATCGCGCAACCGAGCTAGCTGCACACTCGTGGTGGCATGCCCCTTGCCTCCTCGTAACCCGAATTTCTCACGAGGAGACAGCGATGAGCGCATCATCTTCCGATATGACCCGTCGCAGCGTCGTGCTCGGTGGCCTCGGCGTCGCCGGGATGACCGCGGTCGCGCCGCGCTTTGCCTCTGCGCAGGGGCGCGCTGAGACGCTGCTGGTGGTGCAGGAACTGGGGCCGAACTCGCTGGACATGCAGGGCGTCGGCTCCAACCAGACCGTGAACGGCCTGTCCTGGAATTGCTACGATCGCCTGCTCTCCTACGCTTCCAAGACACTGCCCGACGGCACGGTGTCCTACGACCGCGAGAAGCTCGCATCCTCGGTCTCGAGATCGGCGGCGACGACTATGTGACCAAGCCGTTCAGCCCGCGCGAACTGGTGGCGCGGGTCAATGTCATCCTGCGCCGCCTCGGCCCGCGCAACGGCGAGGCCAAGGCAGGACCGGCGGCACTTGCGCAGGGCGGGCTGCTGATCGATCCCGAGCAGCATGTCGCGACCTTCGCAGGCGCGCCGCTGAAGCTGACCGCGATCGAGTTCGGCATTTTGCGCGCATTTCTGACCCGGCCGACCTCGGTGTTCAACCGCGAGCAGCTGATGCGGGCGGCCTATCAGCTCAATATCCAGGTCTCCGATCGCACCATCGACAGCCACATCCGCAACATCCGCGCCAAGCTTGCCGCGCTGAATTGCGAGAACGTGATCGAAACCATCCACGGCGTCGGCTTCAAGCTCGGCCGTTGCGAGAAAGAGGCATGAGCGCGGCGCCCGACAAATGGCGGCCATCGCTCGGGCTGGTCATCTTCGCGGTGCTGACCACCGTCGGCGTGCTGCCGCTGGTCGGGCTGTTCTTCTTCCGCCTCTACGACAACCAGCTGATCCGCCAGACCCAGGCCGAGCTGATCGCGCAGAGCCGGGTGCTCGCGACGATCTATGCGCAGGAGGTCACCGCAAGGCTCGACAACGGCCTGACGCTCGGCGCCGAGGTGCCGCCGAACGTGCTGCCTGACCCCGGCGACCAGGTCACGCCGATCCGGCCCGCGCTCGACCTCACCGCCAACGATCTGCTGCGACGTCGTCCCGATGCGCTGGCCGCCCGCCAGCCGGCACAACCGGCCTATGTCGAGATCGGCGCAAAGCTGACGCCGATCATCCGCGAGACCCAGAAGGTGACGCTGGCCGGCTTTCGGATCCTCGATCCGCAGGGCGTGGTGATCGCCGGGCGCCAGGAGCTCGGGCAGTCGCTCGCCCATATCGAGGAGGTCGCGGACGCGCTGCAAGGGCAATACCGCGCCACCTTGCGCAACCGCGTGCCGGACAAGCCGCCGCCGCCGATCTATTCCTTCAGCCGCGGCCTCGGCGTCCCCGTGTTCTCGGCGATGCCCGTCATCGTCAACAACCGCGTTGCGGGGGTGATCTACACGACGCGGACGCCGAGCAACATCTTCGACCATCTCTACCAGGAGCGGGCGAAGTTCGTGCTGGCCGGGCTTGCCGTCATCCTCGGCACGATCGCGATTGGCCTGGTGTTCTCCCGCACCATCACGCTGCCGATGCGCGAGCTGATCGATCGCGCCGCGCGGATCGGCCGCGGCGACCGCGAGGCCTTCCGGCCGCTCCGGCATTACGGCACGCGCGAGTTCGCCCAGCTGTCGCACAGCTTCCTCGGCATGGCCGAGCAACTGGCGCGGCGCTCCGACTATATCGCGACGTTCTCGGCCCACCTCACCCACGAATTGAAATCGCCGCTGACCTCGATCAGGGGCGCGGCCGAGCTGCTGCAGGATTCCTATCAAGGCAAGCCGGAGAGCCTGACACCGGCCGAGCAGAAGACCTTCATCGCCAACATCCTGTCGGACACGCAGCGGCTGGAGGCGATGGCGCAGCGGCTGCGCGAGCTGGCGCGCGCCGAGAGCCTGCCGCAGAACGAGCGCACCGAGCTTGCACCCGTCATCGCCGACCTCAGGAGCCGGTTTCCGGAAAGCTCCATCGAGGCCAGCGGCAATTTCGACCGGATGATCGGCATGTCCGGCGAGAAGGCGCTGATCGTGCTGTCGCATCTCGCCGACAACGCGGTGCGGCACAAGGCGCGGTCGATCAGGTTGGAGGCGGTGGACGAGCGGACGACCTTGCTGCTGACGGTGAGCAACGATGGCGAGACAATCTCGGCGGCGAACCGCGACCGGATCTTCGATGCCTTCTTCACCACCCGCCGCGACGAGGGCGGCACCGGGATGGGGCTTGCGATCGCGCGCGCGGTGATGGCGAGCCATGGCGGCTCGATCAGGCTCAAGCCGACCGACGAGGGCGCGGCCTTCGAGCTGCAGCTTCCGGCTGCCTAGATCGCAAACACCCAGGCGGCGACGATGGTGCCGATGGTGACCAGGCCGGCGATGGTCCAGCCGGCGGCGTATTCCAGCTCAGGATGACCGGTCGCCCGCATGATCTCGGTGGGATCGGCGGTATGCTTCTGTGCCATGACTGCCTCGCACGTGTTTCCCCGTGTCATGGATAAGTCGCTTCAGCCGGCAAAAGGTTCCATCACGGACATGCGATCAAACTAAACTGCGAAAACAACCCCATGCACAGTAGAAAGCCTCGTCGCTGCCGAGGCAGGGTCACGCCGCGCAAATGTTTGAGCTGCCGGTGCAAAATGGCCGCTCGACGCAATGACCGCGCGGCTCGCGGCTTGCGTTCCGAATCCGGTTGCGTGCTAGACTGCCCCGCGCAATCGAGGCCTGTCTCGCGGCGCAAAAGGCGGCCAAAGAGACCACCGAGAAGGCCGCCAAGCGGAAGACAAAGGCCTGAGCTCGCAGCTCCATGGAGGCAAAATGACGTCCGCCCGACTGATCCTCGCCTGTGCCCTTGTCGCCACCACAGCCTCCGGCGCCGCCGCCGCCTCGGGCGCCACACCCGCAAAGGCCTCGGGCTCGACGGCGCTGGCGCTGGCGGGCGTGATCGCGCCGCTGTCGCCGAGCCTGACGGGCGCCGAGAAGAAAGCTGTGGCGATCCTGTTCGCCGCCAATGCCGACATTCCCTACAAGAAACCGATCGTGGTGACCGCCGACAGGATCGTCTGCCGCAGCGGCAATGTCGACATCACGGTGCGCAACTGCGAAGTGACCTTCGGCAAGAAGACCAGGACCGTGAACGGCTCGACAGCCAACGAGATCTTCGCGACCGAAGCACTGGCCGGCGTCCCGCCTGACGGCGCGGCGGGATCGAATTTCGAGAGCCTGACCAAGCTGAGCTGCACGATCGACCCCAACGCGATCAGGCGGAAGGACGGCAGCGGGGCGGACTGCACGTTCCAGCCGGGGAATTGACCGAGGGCAACCGGGCTTGCGGCGGAAGCAACAGCGCCGCGCTGGCGGAATGTGATCGCCAGGCGACACCGCCAGTGCGGACTCGGCGCTGAAATCCCGGGCACTCCACGTGTAGACGAATGCCGGCCGCGCGGAATCAAAATCAGTGCGCCAGGCGTTCACCGCAGTCCAGAATCGGCCAGATCACGTCCACACATTGCCATTTGCCGATTTCCGATATGCATTCGAAGCGCGCGATCCGAACGGATTTCCCAGCCAGTTTGCTGAACACATCCAACGCAGCGACGCGACGGTCAGACAATGCAATTCGAGATTGGTGGCACTGTCGCGATGGATGCGTAATTTGCGTTCGTAGTTTCGGGTGCTTCGTTTGCCGGGTTCGGGTGACATCATTTATCTGGATAAGTATGAGGCCGTGCATTCGCACGACAGTGAGCTCGCGCGCGACCGTCTGTTCAGCGTCTATGGCGCGGATGGCTTCGACAAGGGACATGGCAGCTTCGGAATCCGGGCCAATTACGCCAAGCTGACGGCCGTCGGTCTGGGCTTCTGCTCATATGATTGCCCGGTCTCGGTGACATATCCCGAAGCGGGCTTCGTGCGGCAGTTCTTCTCCATTCACGGCAGGGCGAACTTCACCACCTCGCACGGAAGCGTTTCAATCGGTGCCTGGACACCCGTCGTCTCCGGAGACTCCAAGCTGCGACTGGAGTTCGGCGAGGACTATCGGCAGCTGGTCCTGCGGATCGACACGCCGGCGCTCGAACGCATCATCAAGGCCCTCGCCGGCGACGCAAGTGACAAGCGGCTGGAATTGGCCGAATGCGATCCGAACCCGTCCAGCATGTCGTTCCTGCGGCGCCAGGTCTTCCA includes:
- a CDS encoding thiamine pyrophosphate-binding protein, which encodes MKNKITGRSAFLALLKDEGITHLFGNPGTTELPIMHALKDHPDLTYVMAMQESLVVAIADGYSRASGKLVACNVHVAPGLGNAMGSLYNAQFTGTPMILTAGQQEQGHGLMEPVLYGPLVRMAEPLVKWAVEVTRLEDLPRIVRRAAKVAMTPPSGPVFISLPGDILNSEAGIDLGRSTRIDARTKPSDEALKAFAARLLKAERPVIVTMDEVVKSDALKEAAELAELLGAAAYQSSTPYGSHFLSESPSFVGTLARVQKVARDTLAPYDLLVALGGDPLRMSVYSEVDALPEGLGIVQVGLVDWEIAKNYGAEIALKADLKETLRALIPVLKEMGGATLAGRAKQRLAELAPQNWTARRAALVEQIGKSAGRSPIDPDYLVLQMVEAMPDNAILVDEGLTSSRQITALRPHRDRYGYHGLASGGIGWGLPASVGASIANPDRPVVCFSGDGSAMYSIQSLWTAAHHKLPLNVVIANNGGYRIIKQRLLAFHGDDNYVGMDFVDPPVDFAGVAKALGCEAIKVSDPRELKATLASAFNRPGTKLIEVMVDGKV
- a CDS encoding GFA family protein, with product MARAAVAAGIATGQCLCGKVTFEIDVPARWAWHDHSAASRRAHGAAYATYVGSWKKRFRITSGKTALTRYEDKATRTARSFCSYCGTPIAYERPRGPHMVNIPRALFKERTGRQPLYHIAIEELQEWAYTGELLVPLKGFPGVVWQRSKKKKRVGGEDPFELGREEM
- a CDS encoding alkene reductase; its protein translation is MKFEALFKPLQVGPYKLAHRVALAPLTRMRAERDSFSPRPLNAEYYGQRATKGGLLIAEASPVVSHGRGNPATPGIYSEAQIAGWRKVTDAVHAKGGIIFLQLWHVGRVSHSSFHGGALPVSASAIPIRAEGMKAMTADGKIADYETPRALETEEVKGVVEAFRQGAKNALAAGFDGVEIHGANGYLLEQFLQSRSNQRTDQYGGSIENRARLLLEVTQAAIDVWGAGRVAVRLSPHGIANDSGEPDPMPLYTHVVKALDKLGLAYLHFIEPRSSGAGRADVNWQNVPSAMVLFRPLYSGVLMTAGGFTGETANAAIADGHADIIAFGRIFISNPDLPRRLEHDYPITPYNRATFYGGEEKGYTDYPVYDELTTA
- a CDS encoding aldehyde dehydrogenase family protein; this translates as MAVSQAIPITRHPFANGSYKQMLIDGKWVDAASGKRFETHNPATGELLATVAEGDKEDIDRAVAAARRAFEGPWSKVKPFERQNLLLKLADLVEKNFDELSQLDTLDMGAPLSRTRAYRLRAVGMLRYYAGQTTAIHGETIENSLPGEIFSYTLKEPIGVVGAIIPWNGPLTATIWKIGPAIATGCTVVLKPAEEAPLTSLRIAELAMEAGVPPGVINVVPGYGETAGAALASHHDVDKVAFTGSHVTGQSIIRASAGNLKRVSLELGGKSPDIVFADADLDAAVPGAAMAVFANSGQICSAGTRLFVEQSIYEEFVGRVAEFGKKLQVGNGLDPNVQIGPLVSEQQLERVTSYLDIGQKEGARALAGGGRVTEGALSKGFFVSPTVFAGVQDNMRIAQEEIFGPVISAIAFKDMDELVKRANNTTFGLGSGLWTRDVSKAHAVAKSLRAGSVWVNCYQAMDPAVPFGGYKMSGYGRESGKQHVEEYLNVKAVWIKTA
- a CDS encoding SDR family NAD(P)-dependent oxidoreductase, with amino-acid sequence MPHPAIVKDNVAVITGGASGIGLAAALAFARAGLKVCIADVDEARLAEAATKLSSVASAAHVMTVAIDVSKAESVKDLERAVGARYGGTDILMNNAGIQPGSTLFAEPDNWQRIIGVNMWGIINGSRTFAPGMIARGKAGLIINTGSKQGITTPPGDPAYNVSKAGVKAFTEALQHELRNTKDCRVTAHLLIPGFVFTGLTAKGRTEKPAGAWTPEQTVDFMLARLEAGDFYILCPDNDVPRALDEKRMLWAAGDIVENRPPLSRWHPDYADAFAKFVKGE
- a CDS encoding YiaA/YiaB family inner membrane protein — protein: MNQNGQPHSSAWVTFTYASFAASAFLVAIGIFFLPIDLWMKGYLTMGIVMLIQTCITLTKTVRDNHESSRLVNRIEDAKAERLLMEVSKAA
- a CDS encoding PspA/IM30 family protein codes for the protein MFKTVITLFRGSVAAAGEELEDRTALLILDQQLRDAAAAVERSKRALALAIAQDQQEGRKLEATIARIADLEPRAVAALDGGREDLARDAAEAIAGLEADRDAAMTARALFATEIARLKRHVANAQARITELDRGRRVARASEAVRSLRRSEAARPYESTLPEAESTLRRLRDRQMEAQAADDALVELDVATGPLATAERLAEQGFGPRLKSTADDVLARLKSRRMPTD
- a CDS encoding TetR/AcrR family transcriptional regulator, with product MSKALERREKLRSDLILAAERMIASRGLAGLKTRDLAREIGCANGAVYNLVADVDELILRVGSRTLLRLDEALSAAVRVGEPSPQQTLVRIAIAYCDFAAENLQLWRALFEHRMETDKAVPDWSADDQLRLFRHVYQPLAVLFPKRSPDELGITARSLFSAVHGMVALGLEQKLVAVPLPALRKEIAGLVRAMIDGLIAQPS